The proteins below are encoded in one region of Ignavibacteriota bacterium:
- a CDS encoding phosphoglucomutase/phosphomannomutase family protein, with protein sequence MVEIKFGTDGWRGIIGEDFTFENVEKVALAFSRFYKQHGQIANGVVVGGDARFGSQDFAERVAQVIAGQGIKVWLCDKVVSTPMVSLAILKKKAAAGVMITASHNPPRWNGFKIKGDFGGSALVSDIKKIERILANIIAAGSPPKLRSVEELRKNGMIASINVHTLYLQEIRKKIDLKLIEKSGMKIAYDVMYGAAYGVMKNLLPSVVCLHDEHNPGFKGTPPEPLAQNLPELIELVKRDKYDIGIVTDGDADRLGAVDENGTFISTQLIIPILLKYLHVYRKQKGSVVKTISVSDIVGRMTEKYGLKLYQRPVGFKYVTELMITEKILIGGEESGGVGTSIHIPERDGIFNCLLLCEYLAKRKMTLGQAVAEIYEEFGRVWYDRIDFHTTEAKKKAILNACDRGLKKLAGLPVLSTETVDGYKFRIEGGWLLIRASGTEPILRFYAEADSEKKVKALLAAAVKIA encoded by the coding sequence ATGGTCGAGATCAAATTCGGGACCGACGGCTGGCGCGGGATAATCGGCGAGGATTTCACTTTCGAGAACGTCGAGAAAGTGGCGCTCGCGTTTTCCCGCTTTTATAAACAGCACGGACAGATCGCCAACGGCGTCGTGGTCGGTGGTGATGCGCGTTTCGGATCGCAGGACTTCGCCGAACGAGTGGCGCAGGTTATCGCGGGGCAGGGCATCAAGGTCTGGCTCTGCGACAAGGTGGTTTCGACTCCCATGGTGTCTCTCGCGATACTGAAAAAGAAGGCCGCGGCGGGCGTAATGATAACCGCCAGCCACAATCCCCCGCGGTGGAACGGCTTCAAGATCAAAGGCGATTTCGGTGGTTCGGCCCTGGTGAGCGACATCAAAAAAATAGAGCGTATCCTCGCCAATATCATCGCCGCGGGTTCACCGCCGAAACTTCGCAGTGTCGAGGAACTTCGTAAGAACGGCATGATCGCCTCTATCAATGTGCACACATTGTACCTGCAGGAAATCCGGAAAAAGATCGATCTGAAACTGATCGAAAAATCCGGCATGAAGATCGCCTACGACGTGATGTACGGCGCCGCCTACGGCGTGATGAAGAATCTGCTTCCCAGCGTGGTCTGCCTGCACGACGAACATAATCCCGGCTTCAAGGGCACACCTCCCGAGCCGCTCGCGCAGAATCTGCCGGAACTTATCGAACTCGTCAAACGCGACAAGTACGATATCGGCATCGTGACCGACGGTGATGCCGACCGCCTCGGGGCGGTGGACGAGAACGGCACCTTCATCAGCACGCAGCTCATCATCCCGATCCTGCTCAAGTATCTGCATGTGTATCGCAAACAGAAAGGCAGCGTGGTGAAGACGATCTCGGTGAGCGACATCGTGGGACGCATGACCGAGAAGTACGGCCTCAAACTTTATCAGCGTCCGGTCGGGTTTAAATACGTGACCGAACTGATGATCACCGAGAAGATCCTCATCGGCGGCGAGGAGAGTGGCGGCGTCGGCACTTCCATTCACATCCCGGAACGCGACGGCATCTTCAACTGTCTGCTGCTCTGCGAATATCTCGCCAAGCGCAAGATGACACTGGGCCAGGCCGTGGCGGAGATCTACGAGGAATTCGGCCGCGTGTGGTACGACCGGATCGACTTCCACACGACCGAGGCAAAAAAGAAGGCGATACTGAACGCCTGCGACAGGGGTCTGAAAAAACTCGCCGGACTGCCCGTGCTCTCCACCGAAACGGTGGACGGCTACAAGTTTCGCATCGAAGGCGGCTGGTTGTTGATTCGCGCCTCGGGCACCGAACCGATCCTGCGTTTCTACGCCGAGGCAGATTCAGAAAAGAAGGTCAAGGCCCTGCTCGCCGCAGCGGTGAAGATCGCCTGA